A DNA window from Dehalococcoidia bacterium contains the following coding sequences:
- a CDS encoding TIGR03564 family F420-dependent LLM class oxidoreductase: protein MRIGIMLPDRAASIGAIVDSIVDVETDGFDAAWFGQVFGSDVMTVIAMAGARTSRIEIGTSVVPTYTRHPWVMAQQALTVGAATQGRFTLGIGLSHAPVVEGMWGLSYEKPARHMREYLSVLQPLLTEGRVAFSGDVFKTAGSLAVPGAPKVPVLVAALAPRMLKIAGELTDGTVTWMTGPKTIATHIVPKLTAAATDAGRAAPRIAAGLPIAVTDDLAAAKERAAQAFVVYGQLPNYRRVLDKEGAAGPADVAILGDEAAVERQLREFASAGATDLFGAAFPVGDDAKASLARTRALLKSLVGKI from the coding sequence ATGCGCATCGGCATCATGCTTCCAGATAGAGCGGCTTCGATCGGCGCGATCGTCGACTCGATCGTTGACGTGGAGACGGATGGGTTTGACGCCGCGTGGTTCGGGCAGGTCTTCGGATCGGACGTGATGACGGTGATCGCGATGGCGGGAGCGCGCACGTCGCGCATCGAGATCGGCACGTCCGTGGTACCGACGTACACGCGCCACCCCTGGGTAATGGCGCAGCAGGCGTTGACGGTGGGGGCGGCGACGCAAGGCCGCTTCACGCTGGGGATTGGTCTTTCGCACGCGCCGGTCGTCGAGGGCATGTGGGGCCTGTCGTACGAGAAGCCGGCGCGCCATATGCGGGAATACCTGTCCGTCCTGCAGCCCCTCCTCACGGAAGGACGCGTCGCGTTCAGCGGCGACGTGTTCAAGACGGCGGGGAGCCTGGCGGTGCCCGGTGCCCCCAAAGTGCCGGTGCTGGTCGCCGCGCTCGCGCCGAGGATGTTGAAGATCGCAGGCGAACTGACTGACGGCACGGTGACCTGGATGACCGGACCGAAGACGATCGCGACGCACATCGTGCCGAAGCTGACGGCGGCGGCAACGGATGCGGGCCGCGCGGCGCCACGCATCGCGGCGGGTCTGCCGATCGCGGTGACCGACGATCTCGCCGCGGCGAAAGAGCGGGCGGCGCAGGCATTCGTCGTGTACGGCCAACTGCCCAACTACCGCAGGGTGCTGGACAAGGAGGGAGCGGCGGGGCCGGCAGACGTGGCGATCCTCGGCGACGAGGCGGCGGTCGAACGACAGTTGCGAGAGTTTGCGAGCGCAGGCGCGACGGACTTGTTCGGCGCCGCGTTCCCGGTCGGCGACGACGCGAAGGCATCGCTCGCGCGGACGCGCGCGCTTCTCAAGTCGCTCGTCGGCAAGATCTAG